A region from the Drosophila takahashii strain IR98-3 E-12201 chromosome 2L, DtakHiC1v2, whole genome shotgun sequence genome encodes:
- the dac gene encoding dachshund homolog 1 isoform X5, whose product MDSVTSEQSEKNNNKAGAINNNICSGIERAAGNMNTTAMLMHHQQQQQAAAAAAAAAAQQQQQQQQQQQHNGRDGSNSSRGANEDRPNGRNSHTGRGSSCSPASSPSRHPSAVSPVSSLNHSMMQQMQQQQQQQQQQQHHQLSPPPHGMPSGNGLPTGLPPRMPHGLPPHSLGLLNSLQMMHHASPLELMAAAHHHVPPRSYNSPPPISTSDPSANECKLVEYRGQKVAAFIISNETMLCLPQAFELFLKHLVGGLHTVYTKLKRLDIVPLVCNVEQVRILRGLGAIQPGVNRCKLLCCKDFDVLYRDCTTARPGRPPKRGPVGLSLPPTHLSQHPQLKKHRLDNGDYAYENGHISDMKSPLLANGYNPPPINHMAFMQMNAHHPGAAALMSPGMPPHGLHARPESQMLKAAAQNAGMSAANMDALARSGIWENCRAAYEDIVKHLERLREERTDERQQAMGVGGTVVDRVGNVMVAEHKPRDLSSRNCSPTRQSPVLNLSKSGGNTDHGGSNCDAGSERSDCHSVAGSPGRGRGGSRSLDEGSRSGVGGGVASHVGGGIIGVEDDEEEEENLSDENQSEVDERCLAKDDEDLSDTERDNLSTGSAAAAAAAAAAAAHQLHQHAAATHHHQAVGLSHLGVGVVPPHQRGSPSSAEAAAAALQHQRALNYSQLAAAAAAANGAAVGGGAVANGPSVGGGGALTPNEALLAANDAAALAGGLALGPLGIDAHAAVPASSTETLLRNIQSLLKVAADNARQQERQISYEKAELKMDVLREREVKDSLERQLVDERKLRVLYQKRFRRERKIRIRYQQQLGGGSGAAKGSPNANGSGGGGSGSACSESEACGGGGGDSKCNNNNNNNNNSNSSSHGGDVETMKENDAGSEKSDKSLASNSSCDVTAGHSAGSVSGSISAGLNCPDSPTHFKREPHSDHEGSVERQPRSSAAEEDNTKRCGSRDRDERPPSGSAASAAAEGSLAAAAAAAAAAAAAAASNGKGPWSYPGIDLMATGAFWQNYSESLAQELEMERKSRAANAERDVKSPLSERPTAYYKNSVLFGSAN is encoded by the exons ATGGATTCTGTGACAAGTGAACAGAGTGAAAAGAATAACAATAAAGCGGGCGcaataaacaacaacatttGTAGTGGTATTGAAAGAGCCGCGGGCAATATGAACACCACCGCCATGTTGatgcaccaccagcagcagcagcaggcggccgcagcagcagcagctgcagcagcccagcagcaacagcaacagcagcagcagcagcaacacaatgGACGCGACGGCAGCAACAGTTCGCGCGGAGCCAACGAGGATCGTCCGAATGGCCGCAATTCGCACACTGGACGAGGATCAAGCTGCTCCCCGGCCAGTTCACCGAGTCGTCATCCCAGTGCCGTGAGTCCTGTGAGCTCCCTCAACCACTCGATGATGCAgcagatgcagcagcagcagcagcaacagcagcagcagcaacaccaccaGCTGAGCCCCCCGCCACATGGAATGCCATCGGGCAATGGACTGCCGACGGGTCTGCCACCCAGAATGCCCCACGGACTGCCGCCCCATTCGCTGGGCCTGCTGAATTCCCTGCAGATGATGCACCATGCCTCCCCGCTCGAGCTGATGGCCGCCGCCCATCACCATGTGCCCCCAAGGTCGTACAACTCACCGCCACCGATCTCCACCTCGGATCCCAGTGCCAATGAGTGCAAATTGGTGGAGTACCGGGGTCAGAAGGTCGCCGCCTTCATAATTAGCAACGAAACCATGCTCTGCCTGCCGCAGGCCTTTGAGCTCTTCCTGAAGCACCTGGTCGGCGGTCTTCACACGGTCTATACGAAACTCAAGCGACTGGACATCGTACCGCTCGTCTGCAATGTGGAACAGGTGCGCATATTGCGCGGATTGGGCGCCATCCAGCCGGGCGTCAATCGCTGCAAGTTGCTCTGCTGCAAGGACTTCGATGTCCTCTACAGGGACTGCACCACGGCCAG ACCGGGTAGACCGCCCAAAAGGGGACCCGTGGGGCTCTCCCTTCCGCCCACTCACCTATCGCAGCATCCGCAACTGAAGAAGCATCGCCTGGACAACGGGGATTATGCCTATGAGAATGGGCACATAAGTG ATATGAAGTCTCCGCTTTTGGCTAATGGTTACAATCCGCCGCCCATCAATCACATGGCCTTCATGCAGATGAATGCCCACCATCCGGGAGCGGCGGCACTGATGTCGCCGGGAATGCCACCCCATGGACTGCACGCCCGTCCCGAAAGCCAGATGCTCAAGGCCGCTGCCCAGAATGCCGGCATGTCGGCGGCCAATATGGACGCCTTGGCCAGGTCGGGAATCTGGGAGAATTGCCGGGCGGCCTACGAGGATATCGTCAAGCACTTGGAGCGATTGCGGGAGGAGCGGACGGACGAGCGCCAGCAGGCGATGGGCGTGGGTGGAACGGTCGTCGATCGGGTCGGAAACGTGATGGTGGCCGAGCACAAGCCCAGGGATCTCAGCTCAAGGAATT GCTCCCCCACTCGCCAAAGTCCGGTGCTGAATCTGAGCAAGTCCGGCGGAAATACGGACCACGGCGGCAGCAACTGTGACGCGGGCAGTGAAAGGAGCGACTGCCACTCGGTGGCGGGCTCCCCTGGGAGAGGACGAGGCGGTTCGCGCAGCCTGGACGAGGGCAGTCGCAGTGGCGTCGGTGGGGGCGTGGCCTCCCATGTGGGCGGCGGAATTATCGGCGTggaggacgacgaggaggaggaggagaacctGAGTGACGAGAACCAATCCGAAGTCGATGAACGCTGCCTGGCCAAAGATGACGAAG ATTTGAGTGACACGGAACGTGATAATCTGTCCACGGGCTCGGCGGCAGCTGCAgcggctgcagcagcagcagcagctcaccAGCTCCACCAGCATGCAGCCGCCACGCACCACCACCAAGCTGTGGGTCTCTCCCACTTGGGGGTGGGGGTGGTGCCACCGCATCAGCGGGGCTCCCCCTCGTCGGCCGAGGCAGCCGCTGCCGCCCTTCAGCACCAAAGAGCCTTGAACTATTCGCAATTggcggcagctgcagcagcggcaaATGGGGCTGCAGTGGGCGGTGGTGCGGTGGCCAATGGGCCATCcgtgggtggtggtggagccCTGACCCCCAATGAGGCGCTCTTGGCGGCCAACGATGCGGCCGCTCTGGCCGGAGGTCTGGCCCTGGGTCCGTTGGGCATCGATGCCCATGCCGCCGTTCCAGCCAGCTCCACCGAAACGCTGCTCAGGAATATCCAGAGTCTGCTCAAGGTGGCGGCCGATAATGCCAGGCAGCAGGAGCGGCAAATCAGCTACGAAAAAG cTGAGCTTAAGATGGATGTACTAAGAGAACGTGAGGTTAAAGATTCGTTGGAACGTCAGCTTGTTGATGAACGTAAACTGAGAG taCTCTACCAAAAGCGCTTCCGACGGGAGCGGAAGATCCGCATCCGCTATCAGCAGCAGCTGGGCGGAGGAAGTGGGGCAGCGAAGGGCAGTCCGAATGCAAATGGCAGCGGAGGCGGTGGTTCCGGATCGGCTTGCAGTGAATCGGAGGCGTGTGGCGGTGGGGGCGGTGATagcaagtgcaacaacaacaacaataataacaacaatagcaACAGCAGTAGCCACGGCGGCGATGTGGAGACGATGAAAG AAAACGATGCTGGCAGTGAAAAATCAGACAAGTCTCTGGCCTCCAATTCCTCCTGTGATGTTACCGCCGGACATTCGGCTGGCTCCGTTTCCGGTTCCATCTCCGCCGGCCTCAACTGCCCGGATTCCCCCACCCACTTCAAGCGGGAGCCGCACTCCGATCACGAGGGCTCCGTCGAGCGTCAGCCACGTTCCTCAGCCGCCGAGGAGGATAACACTAAAAG GTGTGGCAGTCGCGATCGGGATGAGCGACCGCCCAGCGGATCAGC
- the dac gene encoding dachshund homolog 1 isoform X1: MDSVTSEQSEKNNNKAGAINNNICSGIERAAGNMNTTAMLMHHQQQQQAAAAAAAAAAQQQQQQQQQQQHNGRDGSNSSRGANEDRPNGRNSHTGRGSSCSPASSPSRHPSAVSPVSSLNHSMMQQMQQQQQQQQQQQHHQLSPPPHGMPSGNGLPTGLPPRMPHGLPPHSLGLLNSLQMMHHASPLELMAAAHHHVPPRSYNSPPPISTSDPSANECKLVEYRGQKVAAFIISNETMLCLPQAFELFLKHLVGGLHTVYTKLKRLDIVPLVCNVEQVRILRGLGAIQPGVNRCKLLCCKDFDVLYRDCTTARCLSIKPPESNSLQFRSSRPGRPPKRGPVGLSLPPTHLSQHPQLKKHRLDNGDYAYENGHISDMKSPLLANGYNPPPINHMAFMQMNAHHPGAAALMSPGMPPHGLHARPESQMLKAAAQNAGMSAANMDALARSGIWENCRAAYEDIVKHLERLREERTDERQQAMGVGGTVVDRVGNVMVAEHKPRDLSSRNCSPTRQSPVLNLSKSGGNTDHGGSNCDAGSERSDCHSVAGSPGRGRGGSRSLDEGSRSGVGGGVASHVGGGIIGVEDDEEEEENLSDENQSEVDERCLAKDDEDLSDTERDNLSTGSAAAAAAAAAAAAHQLHQHAAATHHHQAVGLSHLGVGVVPPHQRGSPSSAEAAAAALQHQRALNYSQLAAAAAAANGAAVGGGAVANGPSVGGGGALTPNEALLAANDAAALAGGLALGPLGIDAHAAVPASSTETLLRNIQSLLKVAADNARQQERQISYEKAELKMDVLREREVKDSLERQLVDERKLRVLYQKRFRRERKIRIRYQQQLGGGSGAAKGSPNANGSGGGGSGSACSESEACGGGGGDSKCNNNNNNNNNSNSSSHGGDVETMKENDAGSEKSDKSLASNSSCDVTAGHSAGSVSGSISAGLNCPDSPTHFKREPHSDHEGSVERQPRSSAAEEDNTKRCGSRDRDERPPSGSAASAAAEGSLAAAAAAAAAAAAAAASNGKGPWSYPGIDLMATGAFWQNYSESLAQELEMERKSRAANAERDVKSPLSERPTAYYKNSVLFGSAN, translated from the exons ATGGATTCTGTGACAAGTGAACAGAGTGAAAAGAATAACAATAAAGCGGGCGcaataaacaacaacatttGTAGTGGTATTGAAAGAGCCGCGGGCAATATGAACACCACCGCCATGTTGatgcaccaccagcagcagcagcaggcggccgcagcagcagcagctgcagcagcccagcagcaacagcaacagcagcagcagcagcaacacaatgGACGCGACGGCAGCAACAGTTCGCGCGGAGCCAACGAGGATCGTCCGAATGGCCGCAATTCGCACACTGGACGAGGATCAAGCTGCTCCCCGGCCAGTTCACCGAGTCGTCATCCCAGTGCCGTGAGTCCTGTGAGCTCCCTCAACCACTCGATGATGCAgcagatgcagcagcagcagcagcaacagcagcagcagcaacaccaccaGCTGAGCCCCCCGCCACATGGAATGCCATCGGGCAATGGACTGCCGACGGGTCTGCCACCCAGAATGCCCCACGGACTGCCGCCCCATTCGCTGGGCCTGCTGAATTCCCTGCAGATGATGCACCATGCCTCCCCGCTCGAGCTGATGGCCGCCGCCCATCACCATGTGCCCCCAAGGTCGTACAACTCACCGCCACCGATCTCCACCTCGGATCCCAGTGCCAATGAGTGCAAATTGGTGGAGTACCGGGGTCAGAAGGTCGCCGCCTTCATAATTAGCAACGAAACCATGCTCTGCCTGCCGCAGGCCTTTGAGCTCTTCCTGAAGCACCTGGTCGGCGGTCTTCACACGGTCTATACGAAACTCAAGCGACTGGACATCGTACCGCTCGTCTGCAATGTGGAACAGGTGCGCATATTGCGCGGATTGGGCGCCATCCAGCCGGGCGTCAATCGCTGCAAGTTGCTCTGCTGCAAGGACTTCGATGTCCTCTACAGGGACTGCACCACGGCCAG ATGCCTATCGATCAAGCCACCAGAGAG TAACTCTCTGCAATTCCGCAGTTCCAGACCGGGTAGACCGCCCAAAAGGGGACCCGTGGGGCTCTCCCTTCCGCCCACTCACCTATCGCAGCATCCGCAACTGAAGAAGCATCGCCTGGACAACGGGGATTATGCCTATGAGAATGGGCACATAAGTG ATATGAAGTCTCCGCTTTTGGCTAATGGTTACAATCCGCCGCCCATCAATCACATGGCCTTCATGCAGATGAATGCCCACCATCCGGGAGCGGCGGCACTGATGTCGCCGGGAATGCCACCCCATGGACTGCACGCCCGTCCCGAAAGCCAGATGCTCAAGGCCGCTGCCCAGAATGCCGGCATGTCGGCGGCCAATATGGACGCCTTGGCCAGGTCGGGAATCTGGGAGAATTGCCGGGCGGCCTACGAGGATATCGTCAAGCACTTGGAGCGATTGCGGGAGGAGCGGACGGACGAGCGCCAGCAGGCGATGGGCGTGGGTGGAACGGTCGTCGATCGGGTCGGAAACGTGATGGTGGCCGAGCACAAGCCCAGGGATCTCAGCTCAAGGAATT GCTCCCCCACTCGCCAAAGTCCGGTGCTGAATCTGAGCAAGTCCGGCGGAAATACGGACCACGGCGGCAGCAACTGTGACGCGGGCAGTGAAAGGAGCGACTGCCACTCGGTGGCGGGCTCCCCTGGGAGAGGACGAGGCGGTTCGCGCAGCCTGGACGAGGGCAGTCGCAGTGGCGTCGGTGGGGGCGTGGCCTCCCATGTGGGCGGCGGAATTATCGGCGTggaggacgacgaggaggaggaggagaacctGAGTGACGAGAACCAATCCGAAGTCGATGAACGCTGCCTGGCCAAAGATGACGAAG ATTTGAGTGACACGGAACGTGATAATCTGTCCACGGGCTCGGCGGCAGCTGCAgcggctgcagcagcagcagcagctcaccAGCTCCACCAGCATGCAGCCGCCACGCACCACCACCAAGCTGTGGGTCTCTCCCACTTGGGGGTGGGGGTGGTGCCACCGCATCAGCGGGGCTCCCCCTCGTCGGCCGAGGCAGCCGCTGCCGCCCTTCAGCACCAAAGAGCCTTGAACTATTCGCAATTggcggcagctgcagcagcggcaaATGGGGCTGCAGTGGGCGGTGGTGCGGTGGCCAATGGGCCATCcgtgggtggtggtggagccCTGACCCCCAATGAGGCGCTCTTGGCGGCCAACGATGCGGCCGCTCTGGCCGGAGGTCTGGCCCTGGGTCCGTTGGGCATCGATGCCCATGCCGCCGTTCCAGCCAGCTCCACCGAAACGCTGCTCAGGAATATCCAGAGTCTGCTCAAGGTGGCGGCCGATAATGCCAGGCAGCAGGAGCGGCAAATCAGCTACGAAAAAG cTGAGCTTAAGATGGATGTACTAAGAGAACGTGAGGTTAAAGATTCGTTGGAACGTCAGCTTGTTGATGAACGTAAACTGAGAG taCTCTACCAAAAGCGCTTCCGACGGGAGCGGAAGATCCGCATCCGCTATCAGCAGCAGCTGGGCGGAGGAAGTGGGGCAGCGAAGGGCAGTCCGAATGCAAATGGCAGCGGAGGCGGTGGTTCCGGATCGGCTTGCAGTGAATCGGAGGCGTGTGGCGGTGGGGGCGGTGATagcaagtgcaacaacaacaacaataataacaacaatagcaACAGCAGTAGCCACGGCGGCGATGTGGAGACGATGAAAG AAAACGATGCTGGCAGTGAAAAATCAGACAAGTCTCTGGCCTCCAATTCCTCCTGTGATGTTACCGCCGGACATTCGGCTGGCTCCGTTTCCGGTTCCATCTCCGCCGGCCTCAACTGCCCGGATTCCCCCACCCACTTCAAGCGGGAGCCGCACTCCGATCACGAGGGCTCCGTCGAGCGTCAGCCACGTTCCTCAGCCGCCGAGGAGGATAACACTAAAAG GTGTGGCAGTCGCGATCGGGATGAGCGACCGCCCAGCGGATCAGC